The following proteins are co-located in the Clostridiales bacterium genome:
- a CDS encoding FAD-dependent oxidoreductase has translation MIENRYPHVFQPLTIRGITLKNRLQYAPTVVLKCAPNGDMTQEMLDFMKWQAKIGVAYITVGDTPVTHDTTSAWLCEMNVNSDDCIHGMNQLVEAARSNGAELSVELAHAGRGSRVSPDEPPAFAVSADRPLCPEMSNLKEMDRLDMDYMKNRYVDCAVRCKKAGFRIIMLHCAHNNLLAQWLSPDSNVRSDEYGGNPENRRRFPLEVLKAVRDAVGQDMIIEIRVSAQEDTPGGLEFHESLDFMEAAQEYVDIIHISRGNVFTLGGTFCIPTYFKGRQLNVTFAAEAKKRLHVPVCVVGNITSLKEAEEIIASGKADLIAMAKSYMADPALISKSITGKETEVRPCTRCDLCGNANTYGTSMSCAVNPRMGITGAIEPVPEADRKKVMVIGGGPAGMMAAQTLTARGHEVSLWEKCAHLGGLLFDAVMVPFKGYMRDYLEWDIKATLNCGAKINLGREVTLDIVEKENPDAVIVATGSRYITPPIPGIDHSKVKSVRDVDSDHGSAGDTVVVCGGGLSGLECALALAQNGKTVTVVDMIPAEEFCKDMPIFNRADLFDQLEHAGVALIGGKKITGFCNNGVALADDKGEVQIIPGDTFVNALGVAPVNDLGKALLGKYPSGIYLVGDCVCRGRNYYHANHEAYHAAMMI, from the coding sequence ATGATTGAAAATAGATATCCTCATGTATTTCAGCCACTGACAATCCGTGGCATTACCTTAAAGAACCGTCTTCAGTATGCCCCTACGGTTGTACTCAAGTGTGCGCCTAACGGAGATATGACCCAGGAAATGCTTGATTTCATGAAATGGCAGGCAAAGATCGGGGTCGCATATATTACGGTGGGAGATACTCCCGTAACCCATGACACAACTTCTGCGTGGCTCTGCGAAATGAATGTCAACTCAGATGACTGCATTCATGGCATGAATCAGCTTGTGGAAGCCGCCAGAAGCAATGGGGCAGAGCTTTCTGTTGAGCTTGCGCATGCTGGACGAGGCTCTCGGGTTTCTCCAGACGAACCGCCAGCATTTGCGGTATCTGCAGACCGTCCTTTATGCCCTGAAATGTCCAATCTGAAAGAAATGGATCGCTTAGATATGGATTATATGAAGAACCGATACGTTGACTGTGCTGTACGCTGCAAAAAAGCGGGATTCCGTATAATCATGCTGCACTGTGCCCATAACAATCTGCTTGCGCAATGGCTGTCACCTGATTCCAATGTTCGCTCAGATGAATACGGCGGAAATCCGGAAAATCGTCGTCGCTTTCCGCTGGAAGTACTAAAAGCAGTACGGGACGCCGTAGGACAGGACATGATCATTGAAATCCGGGTTTCCGCTCAGGAGGATACCCCCGGAGGTCTGGAATTCCACGAATCACTTGACTTTATGGAAGCAGCGCAGGAGTATGTGGATATCATCCACATCTCCAGAGGAAACGTGTTCACGCTGGGCGGTACGTTCTGTATTCCTACCTATTTCAAAGGCCGCCAGCTCAACGTCACCTTTGCTGCTGAAGCGAAAAAGCGGCTTCACGTGCCCGTTTGCGTTGTGGGCAACATTACCTCATTGAAGGAAGCGGAAGAGATTATCGCCTCCGGCAAAGCGGATCTGATCGCAATGGCCAAGAGCTATATGGCCGATCCTGCTCTGATCTCCAAGTCCATAACAGGAAAGGAAACCGAGGTTCGCCCATGTACTCGCTGTGACTTATGCGGCAATGCCAATACATACGGAACTTCCATGTCATGTGCAGTCAATCCTCGCATGGGAATCACCGGCGCAATCGAGCCTGTACCTGAGGCAGATCGAAAGAAAGTTATGGTCATAGGCGGCGGCCCTGCAGGCATGATGGCCGCGCAGACTCTTACGGCACGGGGACATGAAGTAAGCCTCTGGGAAAAATGTGCTCATCTAGGCGGCCTGCTCTTTGATGCCGTCATGGTACCCTTCAAAGGCTATATGCGGGATTATCTGGAATGGGATATCAAAGCAACCTTGAATTGCGGTGCAAAGATCAACTTAGGCAGAGAAGTTACCCTTGATATAGTTGAAAAGGAAAATCCGGATGCAGTTATTGTTGCTACCGGTTCAAGATACATTACGCCTCCAATTCCAGGGATTGATCATTCAAAGGTCAAGTCTGTTCGTGACGTGGATTCTGATCATGGATCTGCGGGCGATACTGTGGTCGTCTGCGGCGGAGGTCTCTCCGGCCTGGAATGCGCCTTGGCCCTTGCACAGAACGGGAAAACGGTAACCGTCGTGGATATGATTCCTGCAGAAGAATTTTGCAAGGATATGCCTATTTTCAATCGGGCTGACTTATTTGACCAGCTTGAGCATGCCGGAGTTGCACTGATCGGCGGCAAAAAAATTACAGGTTTTTGCAATAACGGAGTGGCTCTCGCTGATGATAAGGGAGAAGTCCAGATCATTCCGGGAGACACCTTTGTCAATGCTTTAGGCGTCGCTCCCGTAAACGATCTGGGCAAGGCTTTACTTGGGAAATATCCGTCGGGTATCTATCTTGTGGGCGACTGCGTGTGCCGGGGACGCAACTATTACCATGCAAATCACGAGGCCTATCATGCTGCAATGATGATTTAA